One Mesorhizobium loti genomic window carries:
- a CDS encoding Putative signal peptide protein yields the protein MINAKTLIGSALAAATSLATTAAYSGPAAKPAFAFEKCYGVVKAGQNDCQTATHSCAGTSTADNQPDSWLYVPAGSCAKIAGGSDKPKA from the coding sequence GTGATCAACGCCAAAACCCTCATCGGATCGGCCCTAGCGGCCGCCACTTCGCTGGCCACAACGGCCGCCTATAGCGGCCCAGCTGCCAAGCCCGCCTTCGCCTTCGAAAAGTGCTACGGCGTCGTCAAGGCTGGCCAGAACGACTGCCAGACCGCGACGCATTCCTGCGCCGGCACCTCCACAGCCGACAACCAGCCGGATTCGTGGCTCTACGTGCCCGCCGGCAGCTGCGCGAAGATCGCTGGCGGCAGCGACAAGCCTAAGGCCTAA
- a CDS encoding NAD(P)H oxidoreductase YRKL: protein MRVFIIHAHPEPNSFNGALTRAAQEALSAAGHQVVVSDLYAMGFNPVSDRRNFTTVRDANYYRQQAEEANAAAFDGFAADIQAEMDKLFWCDALILQFPLWWFGLPAILKGWVDRVFASGGRIYGGGKWYDRGVFVGKRAMCSVTIGGPQPIYSDRGLNGPINEILFPINHGILYFVGFTVIEPFLVHAPVRISGGERRMQLDRYRERVLSLAYAPTIAYPKLADFDEAYVLKSA, encoded by the coding sequence GTGCGCGTCTTCATCATTCATGCCCACCCCGAGCCCAACAGTTTCAACGGCGCCCTCACCCGCGCAGCACAAGAGGCGCTGTCTGCGGCAGGGCATCAGGTCGTCGTCTCCGATCTTTACGCCATGGGCTTCAATCCGGTGTCGGATCGCCGCAACTTTACGACCGTGCGCGACGCGAACTACTACCGACAGCAGGCCGAGGAGGCGAATGCGGCAGCCTTTGACGGATTTGCTGCCGACATCCAGGCGGAGATGGACAAGCTTTTCTGGTGCGACGCGCTGATCCTGCAGTTCCCGCTCTGGTGGTTCGGACTACCGGCAATCCTCAAGGGCTGGGTTGACCGAGTGTTCGCGTCAGGCGGCCGCATCTATGGCGGCGGCAAATGGTATGATCGCGGCGTTTTCGTAGGCAAGCGCGCAATGTGTTCCGTCACAATCGGCGGACCGCAGCCGATCTATTCCGACCGCGGACTAAACGGGCCTATCAATGAAATCCTGTTCCCAATCAACCACGGGATACTCTACTTTGTTGGCTTCACGGTGATCGAGCCATTCCTGGTGCATGCACCAGTTCGCATCAGCGGTGGCGAGCGCCGGATGCAGCTCGATCGTTACCGTGAGCGCGTCCTCAGCCTCGCATATGCCCCTACCATCGCGTATCCGAAGCTCGCGGACTTCGACGAGGCCTATGTTTTGAAATCGGCGTGA
- a CDS encoding DoxX family protein, protein MPQLLAWLTTLVELVGGGAVLAGAFIPLASVPMAIVLLTALFTVHSQYGFFSVKFAEVTARGIRFGPVGYEIILLYLGGLATLAVGGPGRLSLETVLPRPKGIERSR, encoded by the coding sequence GTGCCTCAATTGCTGGCATGGCTGACTACGCTGGTTGAACTTGTCGGCGGTGGCGCTGTGCTGGCGGGCGCGTTCATTCCGCTCGCCAGTGTGCCGATGGCGATCGTGCTTTTGACTGCATTGTTCACAGTCCATTCCCAATACGGATTCTTCTCAGTGAAGTTTGCCGAAGTGACCGCCAGAGGGATCCGGTTCGGGCCTGTCGGCTACGAAATAATCCTGCTTTACCTGGGCGGCCTTGCAACGCTTGCAGTAGGTGGTCCTGGCCGTTTATCGCTTGAGACGGTCTTGCCTCGACCCAAGGGAATCGAGCGATCGAGATGA